From one Rhodamnia argentea isolate NSW1041297 chromosome 1, ASM2092103v1, whole genome shotgun sequence genomic stretch:
- the LOC125312987 gene encoding salicylate carboxymethyltransferase-like isoform X2 → MEVMQVLHMNGGMGETSYANNSLLQRKVILMTKPITEAAATALFSTADTAFHASLAIADLGCSSGPNALFAMSEIITVMINLCKATNHELLEFQVFLNDLPGNDFNTIFAGLLPRFQEKLSEQMKGKYGASATFSCFFNGVPGSFYGRLFARESMHLIHSSYSLHWLSQVPIGIEGNKANIYIARSSPPGVIRAYYEQFQRDFSMFLECRGQELVMGGRMVLTIPGRRSDDPSSKECCSIWELLAIALNEMVSKGLIEEEKLDSFNIPQYMPSPKEVRLEVQKQGSFSMDCLEVSEVNWSVFDSDFDPNVVSEDEGCNLVRCMRAVTEPLLVDHFGEEIIDEVFKRYGAQLAARMSEENPAFVNVVISLKKVA, encoded by the exons ATGGAAGTCATGCAAGTATTACACATGAATGGAGGAATGGGAGAAACAAGCTATGCTAACAACTCATTGCTTCAG AGAAAGGTGATATTGATGACGAAGCCCATAACCGAGGCAGCTGCTACTGCTCTCTTCTCCACTGCTGACACCGCCTTCCATGCAAGCCTCGCAATCGCGGACTTGGGCTGTTCCTCTGGCCCCAACGCTCTCTTTGCCATGTCTGAGATCATCACCGTCATGATCAATCTCTGCAAGGCTACGAACCACGAGCTGCTGGAGTTCCAAGTGTTCTTGAACGATCTCCCCGGGAACGACTTCAATACCATCTTTGCTGGCCTCTTGCCGAGATTCCAAGAGAAGCTGAGTGAGCAAATGAAGGGTAAGTATGGAGCATCGGCGACCTTCTCGTGCTTCTTCAATGGGGTTCCTGGTTCCTTCTATGGGAGATTGTTTGCTCGGGAGAGCATGCACTTGATTCATTCTTCGTACAGCCTGCATTGGCTGTCTCAG GTCCCAATAGGAATAGAGGGAAACAAAGCCAACATATACATTGCCAGATCAAGCCCGCCGGGGGTGATTAGGGCATACTACGAGCAATTCCAAAGGGACTTCTCAATGTTCTTGGAGTGTCGTGGGCAAGAGTTGGTGATGGGAGGGCGTATGGTTTTGACCATCCCGGGTCGAAGAAGCGACGATCCTTCAAGCAAAGAGTGTTGCTCCATTTGGGAGCTCTTGGCTATTGCTCTCAATGAGATGGTCTCCAAg GGACTCATAGAGGAAGAGAAACTGGACTCCTTCAACATCCCTCAATACATGCCCTCACCAAAAGAAGTACGATTGGAGGTCCAAAAGCAAGGCTCGTTTTCAATGGATTGCTTGGAGGTATCCGAAGTGAATTGGAGTGTATTTGACTCGGATTTTGACCCTAACGTCGTCTCAGAGGATGAGGGATGCAATTTGGTCAGGTGCATGAGAGCCGTGACCGAGCCCTTGCTTGTCGATCACTTTGGTGAAGAGATCATCGACGAGGTCTTCAAGAGGTATGGGGCACAACTTGCCGCTCGCATGTCAGAGGAAAATCCAGCGTTCGTCAATGTCGTCATTTCGCTGAAGAAGGTCGCCTAG